A window of the Cucurbita pepo subsp. pepo cultivar mu-cu-16 chromosome LG01, ASM280686v2, whole genome shotgun sequence genome harbors these coding sequences:
- the LOC111807839 gene encoding ferredoxin-thioredoxin reductase, variable chain, chloroplastic-like, with protein MITMANSIGVIPTPAPTAARPACSMTVFSSTDFKSSYSPSVSSLSSVVVNPFNCSIRRGRRFFSEVTVKSDSGTLSSAAAVSAATTSLSEDETDEAAAARIGARVRVKVPLKVYHVAKLPEADLEGMEGVLKDYVRVWKGKRVSANLPYKVEFVVPVEGRPPVKFVAHLKEEEFEYV; from the coding sequence ATGATCACTATGGCGAACAGTATCGGCGTGATACCAACGCCGGCGCCGACGGCCGCTCGTCCTGCCTGTTCTATGACGGTATTCTCTAGTACTGATTTCAAATCGTCCTATTCCCCGTCCGTGAGTTCTCTATCGTCAGTTGTTGTTAATCCTTTCAACTGCTCGATTAGAAGAGGGAGAAGATTCTTCAGCGAAGTTACAGTTAAATCAGATTCCGGTACTTTGTCTTCAGCTGCTGCTGTTTCGGCGGCGACGACGTCATTGTCGGAGGATGAGACGGATGAAGCGGCTGCCGCTAGAATTGGAGCCAGAGTTAGGGTTAAGGTGCCTTTGAAGGTGTATCATGTTGCTAAGTTACCGGAGGCGGATCTTGAGGGGATGGAAGGAGTGCTGAAGGATTATGTACGTGTTTGGAAGGGGAAGCGTGTATCTGCTAATCTTCCGTATAAGGTGGAGTTTGTTGTTCCAGTCGAAGGCCGTCCACCGGTCAAATTCGTAGCTCATCTTAAGGAGGAAGAATTTGAATACGTTTAA
- the LOC111795864 gene encoding uncharacterized protein LOC111795864 isoform X1 has protein sequence MPTPLKLTNGAIPCVVFPVAGSNKLQPKTIFRASPPFRVSKPNNIFVSRNPSIRQCLNNAEISANDPLKSENGFSNHETEGSMEKNENHKKHPRKSIEVLDKLRRYGVSGILSYGLLNTVYYLTTFLVVWFYIAPPPAKMGYVAAAGRFLKIMATVWAGSQVTKLARAAGALAMAPFVDRGLSWFTVKYNFKSQGKVTRNETSIHPLCFLFHFIDIMLKINPSPGSCGDCWILLRIVSLVIHCCYSAFSIRQVLPLESKYFFSHIIHYPIPNECFLVLNIEGYHLFFLP, from the exons atgcCAACTCCACTTAAGCTCACCAATGGCGCCATCCCTTGCGTCGTTTTCCCGGTGGCG GGTTCGAATAAACTGCAGCCGAAGACAATTTTCAGAGCTTCCCCGCCATTTCGCGTCTCAAAGCCGAATAACATTTTTGTTAGTCGGAACCCTAGCATCCGACAATGCCTTAACAATGCCGAAATTAGC GCCAATGATCCATTGAAATCGGAAAATGGCTTTTCCAATCATGAAACTGAAG GTTCGatggaaaagaatgaaaatcataaaaaacaTCCGCGAAAATCAATCGA GGTGCTGGATAAATTGAGGAGATATGGAGTTTCTGGAATATTGTCTTATGGATTGTTGAATACAGTCTACTATCTTACAACATTTCTTGTTGTGTG GTTCTACATTGCACCACCACCTGCGAAAATGGGCTATGTTGCAGCTGCTGGAAG ATTTCTCAAGATAATGGCTACAGTCTGGGCTGGAAGCCAAGTTACTAAGCTGGCAAGAGCGGCAGG AGCTCTTGCTATGGCGCCGTTCGTCGACAGAGGATTGTCGTGGTTCACGGTCAAATACAACTTCAAGTCTCAGGGGAAGGTTACTAGAAACGAAACTTCAATACATCCattgtgttttttgtttcatttcattgaTATTATGCTCAAAATTAACCCATCTCCAGGCAGTTGTGGCGATTGTTGGATTCTGCTTAGGATTGTCTCTCTTGTTATTCATTGCTGTTACTCTGCTTTCAGCATAAGACAGGTTCTTCCCTTGGAAAGTAAGTACTTTTTCTCTCACATCATTCATTACCCTATTCCCAATGAGTGTTTCCTTGTCCTCAATATTGAAGGCTatcaccttttttttcttccttaa
- the LOC111795864 gene encoding uncharacterized protein LOC111795864 isoform X2, translated as MPTPLKLTNGAIPCVVFPVAGSNKLQPKTIFRASPPFRVSKPNNIFVSRNPSIRQCLNNAEISANDPLKSENGFSNHETEGSMEKNENHKKHPRKSIEVLDKLRRYGVSGILSYGLLNTVYYLTTFLVVWFYIAPPPAKMGYVAAAGRFLKIMATVWAGSQVTKLARAAGALAMAPFVDRGLSWFTVKYNFKSQGKAVVAIVGFCLGLSLLLFIAVTLLSA; from the exons atgcCAACTCCACTTAAGCTCACCAATGGCGCCATCCCTTGCGTCGTTTTCCCGGTGGCG GGTTCGAATAAACTGCAGCCGAAGACAATTTTCAGAGCTTCCCCGCCATTTCGCGTCTCAAAGCCGAATAACATTTTTGTTAGTCGGAACCCTAGCATCCGACAATGCCTTAACAATGCCGAAATTAGC GCCAATGATCCATTGAAATCGGAAAATGGCTTTTCCAATCATGAAACTGAAG GTTCGatggaaaagaatgaaaatcataaaaaacaTCCGCGAAAATCAATCGA GGTGCTGGATAAATTGAGGAGATATGGAGTTTCTGGAATATTGTCTTATGGATTGTTGAATACAGTCTACTATCTTACAACATTTCTTGTTGTGTG GTTCTACATTGCACCACCACCTGCGAAAATGGGCTATGTTGCAGCTGCTGGAAG ATTTCTCAAGATAATGGCTACAGTCTGGGCTGGAAGCCAAGTTACTAAGCTGGCAAGAGCGGCAGG AGCTCTTGCTATGGCGCCGTTCGTCGACAGAGGATTGTCGTGGTTCACGGTCAAATACAACTTCAAGTCTCAGGGGAAG GCAGTTGTGGCGATTGTTGGATTCTGCTTAGGATTGTCTCTCTTGTTATTCATTGCTGTTACTCTGCTTTCAGCATAA
- the LOC111795851 gene encoding SAC3 family protein C, with product MERTERQRRNHPPYRSAAPSDSAGSSSSTSRRSYSNRSRNADYKHSKYNTNSNLSFEDDADWRSRRSSDSKIYLQKLEAKEDDVGHDGRSHFDLPPVLVGTCPSMCPEAERAQRERLRDLAIFERLHGNPSKTSPDLAVKKFCRTMSAKSDQALDVRPLPVLEKTLKYVLSFLDTKEQPFEVIHDFVFDRTRSIRQDLSIQNIANEKAIYMYEEMVRFHVTSHQKLLNGDSNSNASSMHHLNTQQLSKALITLLNLYEINRSNGAIFENEAEFHSLYVLLHLDSNSQATGEPLTLWFRTLRSPAIKSKEMRFARTILRYFRMCNYKGFLCTIGAEASNLQYCILEPYVNEIRALALSYINNGGYKLHPYPLVDLSMLLMMEESEVESFCKACGLATSEDELGNMSLPTKQTTFSCPKGAFQRYSFVKLK from the exons ATGGAGAGGACGGAGCGTCAACGTCGAAATCATCCTCCGTATCGATCGGCTGCACCATCTGATTCGGCCGGATCTTCGAGCTCCACTTCCCGCAGATCTTATTCCAACCGCAGTAGAAACGCCGACTACAAGCATTCTAAGTACAATACCAACAGTAATCTCAGCTTTGAGGATGATGCTGACTGGCGTAGCAGAAGAAGTAGCGATAGTAAAATCTATTTACAGAAGTTAGAGGCGAAAGAAGACGACGTTGGACATGATGGCCGTTCTCACTTCGATCTTCCGCCGGTATTAGTCGGCACTTGTCCTTCCATGTGCCCTG AGGCAGAAAGAGCACAGCGTGAAAGGCTGCGAGATTTGGCTATATTTGAAAGGCTGCACGGAAATCCTAGCAAAACATCTCCAGATCTGGCCGTCAAAAAG TTCTGCAGAACAATGTCTGCCAAGAGTGACCAAGCATTAGATGTGCGGCCTCTACCTGTACTGGAGAAAACATTGAAATATGTCCTGAGCTTTTTGGATACTAAAGAGCAACCTTTTGAAGTGATTCATGACTTTGTATTTGATAGAACAAGATCTATAAGGCAAGACCTCAGCATACAGAATATTGCTAATGAGAAGGCCATCTACATGTATGAAGAAATG GTTAGATTTCATGTCACATCACACCAGAAGCTTTTAAATGGTGATAGTAATTCAAATGCTTCCTCAATGCATCACCTCAACACGCAGCAGCTCTCAAAGGCTTTGATCACACTACTTAATCTCTATGAAATTAACAGATCCAACGGTgctatatttgaaaatgaagccGAGTTCCATTCATTGTATGTGCTGCTTCATCTGGATTCTAATAGCCAAGCAACG GGGGAACCACTTACTTTGTGGTTTCGTACTTTACGGTCTCCTGCGATCAAGTCGAAGGAAATGCGTTTTGCTCGGACAATTTTACG ATATTTTCGGATGTGTAATTATAAGGGTTTCCTTTGTACCATAGGAGCTGAGGCTTCCAACCTTCAATATTGCATTCTTGAACCTTACGTTAATGAG ATTCGTGCATTAGCTTTGTCTTACATAAACAATGGTGGATACAAGCTTCATCCCTATCCTCTGGTGGATCTATCCATGCTTTTAATGATGGAG GAATCAGAAGTGGAATCATTTTGCAAGGCCTGTGGTCTTGCAACTTCTGAAGATGAACTAGGAAACATGTCACTTCCTACCAAACAAACAACATTTTCCTGTCCCAAAGGAGCGTTTCAAAGATACAGCTTTGTGAAGCTGAAATAA
- the LOC111799823 gene encoding protein NCA1-like has translation MTPVCPSVKSARPDDASSRKQQGESVCPFAKSGCSDDASSRKPQSEAACPFSKSARSDDASLTKSPVEGEKGGADAASAGGKCPFGYDSQTFKIGPLSCMICQALLFECSRCVPCSHIFCKACISRFNDCPLCGADIEKIEADANLQATVDRFIEGHARIKRPQVNSDKENEEVSESKVVIYEDLSMERGAFLIQQAMRAFRAQNIESAKSRLTVCVEDIRDQLERMGNSSELCSQLGAVLGTLGDCCRAAGDASSAIIHFEESVEFLSKLPEKTREIIQTLSVSLNKIGDLKYYEGDLQAARSYYLRSLNVRQDWSKHHPDDPAQILDVAVSLAKVADVDSGLGNEDMAVDRFQEGIKLLESLTLNSENPGLEQRRQSVLKFLEGQFAERQKPT, from the exons ATGACTCCTGTTTGTCCCTCCGTGAAATCTGCTCGTCCCGACGACGCTTCTTCACGGAAGCAACAAGGGGAATCTGTTTGTCCGTTTGCGAAATCCGGCTGTTCCGATGATGCTTCTTCAAGAAAGCCGCAATCGGAGGCTGCTTGCCCGTTTTCGAAATCCGCTCGTTCGGACGATGCTTCGTTGACGAAGAGTCCGGTTGAGGGGGAGAAAGGTGGGGCCGATGCTGCCAGTGCCGGTGGCAAGTGTCCATTCGGATATGATTCTCAAACTTTCAAGATTGGCCCTCTGAGCTGTATGATTTGTCAGGCACTTCTCTTTGAATGCAGCAGATGTGTCCCCTGTTCTCACATTTTTTGCAA AGCATGTATATCGCGTTTTAATGACTGTCCCCTGTGTGGAGCTGACATTGAGAAGATTGAAGCAGACGCGAATCTGCAAGCTACAGTTGATCGCTTCATTGAAGGTCATGCGAGAATCAAGAGACCCCAGGTGAACTCAGACAAAGAGAATGAGGAAGTTAGTGAAAGTAAAGTAGTAATTTATGAAGACTTATCCATGGAGAGAGGTGCTTTCTTGATCCAACAAGCCATGAGG GCATTTCGTGCCCAGAATATTGAAAGTGCCAAATCCAGGCTCACTGTCTGTGTTGAAGATATTCGAGATCAGTTAGAAAGAATGGGCAATTCATCCGAATTGTGCTCACAGCTTGGAGCGGTTCTCGGCACACTTGGCGATTGTTG TCGAGCAGCTGGAGATGCTAGTTCTGCAATCATTCACTTTGAAGAAAGTGTAGAGTTTCTCTCAAAGCTGCCTGAAAAGACTCGCGAG ATCATTCAGACACTTTCTGTATCACTAAACAAAATTGGTGATCTAAAGTATTATGAAGGAGACCTCCAAGCTGCAAGATCTTATTATCTCCGGTCTCTTAATGTTCGTCAAGATTGGAGCAAGCATCATCCAGATGATCCAGCTCAG ATCCTAGATGTGGCTGTTTCACTTGCAAAAGTTGCAGATGTAGACAGCGGTCTAGGAAATGAAGATATGGCAGTTGATAGATTTCAGGAAGGCATAAAGTTATTGGAATCATTAACACTGAATTCTGAGAATCCTGGTCTTGAACAGCGA CGTCAATCTGTTTTGAAGTTCCTTGAAGGTCAGTTTGCCGAGCGACAAAAGCCTACTTGA
- the LOC111800310 gene encoding sphingoid long-chain bases kinase 1-like, whose translation MQQSEGLSSNSYENDISSSSLRLTTPQKSIRRLGLCSQIATGGQHSSPIVFPEKRSKAKSSSRRGSEIHSSIPKFTMTSCDDLDKPKSFEHRIDIGGGDEKSDLLGYTVFSGKLVLDKRKNSDKNTSVDTGVANQEGFDAKLTSTALVWGSHMLRLEDVISVSYNVDLRHFTIHSYPLQKGPRGLSCFVKARRKQIDYRFLASSVEEAVQWVGGFADQHCYVNCLPHPLLSSKRQASSELIPVDIPPELLFKCKNPPKMLVILNPRSGRGRSTKVFHGIVEPIFKLAGFRLEVVKTTSAGHARKLASSVDISSCPDGIICVGGDGVINEVLNGLLSRDNQKEGISIPIGIIPAGSDNSLVWTVLGVRDPISAAMAIVKGGLTATDVFAVEWIKSGVIHFGLTVSYYGFVSDVLELSERYQKRFGPLRYFVAGILKFLCLPKYSFEVEYLPASLEDDGKFSAEREVVDMSDLYTDIMRRSIKDGIPRASSLSSIDSIMTPSRMSGGDLDTTCSSTRASTEPSEYVRGLDPKSKRLSSGRSNATAEPEVIHPQPPFSATPNWPRTRSKSRTDKGWTGLITTQDTTRCSWGSVNNDREDISSTLSDPGPIWDAEPKWDTESNWVVEHPIELPGPTNDAEEGPTEQVVRVVEDKWITKKGKFLGIIVCNHACRTVQSSQVVAPRSEHDDNTLDLLLVHGSGRLRLLRFFLLLQIGRHLSLPFVEYVKVKSVKIKPGKHSRSGCGIDGELLPLTGQVVSSLLPEQCRLIGRFPGHHV comes from the exons ATGCAGCAGAGTGAGGGCCTCTCTAGCAATagttatgaaaatgatatttctTCGTCGTCTTTGAGGCTGACAACGCCTCAGAAGTCTATTAGGCGATTGGGGCTGTGCTCGCAAATAGCAACTGGCGGACAACACTCCTCGCCTATCGTCTTCCCTGAGAAGCGCAGCAAGGCCAAGTCTTCTTCCAGGCGAGGGAGTGAGATTCATTCCTCTATCCCCAAGTTCACCATGACCTCCTGTGATGATCTCGACAAGCCGAAGAGCTTCGAACACAGGATTGACATTGGTGGAGGAGATGAAAAGTCGGATTTATTGGGCTATACGGTATTCTCGGGTAAGCTAGTTTTGGATAAGAGAAAGAATTCGGACAAGAATACTTCTGTTGACACTGGTGTAGCCAATCAAGAAGGTTTTGATGCTAAACTTACTAGCACGGCCTTGGTATGGGGTTCTCACATGCTACGTCTGGAGGATGTCATTTCA GTCTCGTACAATGTTGATCTCAGGCATTTTACAATTCATTCATATCCACTGCAGAAAGGTCCTCGTGGTCTTTCTTGTTTTGTGAAGGCCAGGAGAAAGCAAATAGATTATCGCTTTTTGGCTTCCAGCGTTGAAGAGGCAGTTCAGTGGGTTGGTGGTTTTGCAGATCAGCACTGCTATGTAAACTGTTTACCTCACCCCTTACTGTCATCAAAGAGGCAGGCATCTTCAGAATTAATTCCGGTTGATATACCTCCTGAATTACTTTTCAAATGCAAGAATCCACCAAAGATGCTTGTGATATTAAATCCACGCTCTGGACGGGGTCGGTCAACTAAAGTTTTTCACGGGATTGTTGAACCAATATTTAAG CTTGCAGGGTTCAGATTGGAGGTGGTTAAAACGACATCTGCAGGCCATGCTAGGAAGCTCGCATCTAGTGTTGACATAAGCAGTTGCCCTGACG GAATTATTTGTGTGGGAGGTGATGGGGTTATTAATGAG GTTTTGAATGGTCTATTAAGTAGAGACAACCAGAAGGAAGGAATTTCTATTCCAATTGGAATAATTCCTGCAGGTTCTGATAACTCGTTAGTTTGGACTGTTCTTGGAGTTAGAGATCCAATTTCCGCTGCAATGGCTATTGTGAAg gGTGGTCTTACTGCAACCGATGTTTTTGCTGTTGAATGGATCAAATCAGGTGTTATCCATTTTGGGTTGACAGTCTCATATTATGGATTTGTCAGTGATG TGTTGGAACTTTCTGAAAGGTATCAGAAGCGATTTGGTCCTCTACGTTACTTTGTTGCGGGAATCCTCAAATTCTTATGCTTACCGAAGTATAGTTTTGAAGTGGAATACCTTCCTGCATCATTAGAGGATGATGGAAAATTCTCTGCTGAGCGTGAAGTCGTAGACATGTCAGATTTATACACAGATATAATGAGGAGATCAATCAAAGATGGCATCCCCAGGGCCTCTAGTTTATCAAGCATTGATTCAATAATGACTCCTAGTCGAATGTCTGGTGGAGACTTGGATACAACCTGTAGTAGCACTCGTGCTAGCACTGAACCATCCGAGTATGTGCGTGGTCTTGATCCTAAATCCAAGCGCCTTTCATCAGGAAGGAGCAATGCAACAGCAGAGCCCGAAGTTATTCATCCACAGCCACCCTTTTCAGCTACTCCCAACTGGCCAAGAACCAGGTCAAAGTCCAGAACAGACAAGGGATGGACTGGTTTGATAACCACACAAGATACCACTAGATGTTCTTGGGGCAGTGTAAATAATGACAGAGAGGATATATCTTCAACACTGTCTGATCCGGGTCCGATTTGGGATGCAGAACCAAAGTGGGATACTGAGTCTAATTGGGTCGTCGAACATCCAATTGAATTGCCAGGTCCAACAAATGATGCAGAAGAAGGTCCAACAGAGCAAGTTGTGCGTGTGGTTGAAGATAAATGGATCACTAAGAAGGGGAAATTTCTTGGAATCATAGTTTGCAACCATGCTTGTAGAACTGTTCAGAGTTCTCAAGTAGTGGCCCCAAGATCTGAGCATGATGACAACACTCTTGACTTGCTTTTGGTTCATGGGAGTGGACGACTTAGGCTGTTGCGATTTTTTTTGCTGCTTCAGATCGGTCGACATCTTTCACTGCCATTCGTTGAATACGTCAAG GTGAAATCGGTGAAGATTAAACCTGGTAAGCATTCACGCAGTGGGTGCGGCATTGATGGTGAGCTTTTACCCCTCACTGGCCAAGTCGTTTCGTCTTTGCTTCCAGAACAATGCAGACTTATTGGTCGATTTCCCGGCCATCACGTATAA
- the LOC111795864 gene encoding uncharacterized protein LOC111795864 isoform X3, whose translation MQWRVLDKLRRYGVSGILSYGLLNTVYYLTTFLVVWFYIAPPPAKMGYVAAAGRFLKIMATVWAGSQVTKLARAAGALAMAPFVDRGLSWFTVKYNFKSQGKVTRNETSIHPLCFLFHFIDIMLKINPSPGSCGDCWILLRIVSLVIHCCYSAFSIRQVLPLESKYFFSHIIHYPIPNECFLVLNIEGYHLFFLP comes from the exons ATGCAATGGAG GGTGCTGGATAAATTGAGGAGATATGGAGTTTCTGGAATATTGTCTTATGGATTGTTGAATACAGTCTACTATCTTACAACATTTCTTGTTGTGTG GTTCTACATTGCACCACCACCTGCGAAAATGGGCTATGTTGCAGCTGCTGGAAG ATTTCTCAAGATAATGGCTACAGTCTGGGCTGGAAGCCAAGTTACTAAGCTGGCAAGAGCGGCAGG AGCTCTTGCTATGGCGCCGTTCGTCGACAGAGGATTGTCGTGGTTCACGGTCAAATACAACTTCAAGTCTCAGGGGAAGGTTACTAGAAACGAAACTTCAATACATCCattgtgttttttgtttcatttcattgaTATTATGCTCAAAATTAACCCATCTCCAGGCAGTTGTGGCGATTGTTGGATTCTGCTTAGGATTGTCTCTCTTGTTATTCATTGCTGTTACTCTGCTTTCAGCATAAGACAGGTTCTTCCCTTGGAAAGTAAGTACTTTTTCTCTCACATCATTCATTACCCTATTCCCAATGAGTGTTTCCTTGTCCTCAATATTGAAGGCTatcaccttttttttcttccttaa